One genomic segment of Elgaria multicarinata webbii isolate HBS135686 ecotype San Diego chromosome 21, rElgMul1.1.pri, whole genome shotgun sequence includes these proteins:
- the TTC9C gene encoding tetratricopeptide repeat protein 9C translates to MATAAAKAASSEAAMDLRLEQARIFKEEGNHCYKEKRFRDAVSRYHWALLQVKGLDPSVPSPLQEFGGERPPVTPEQERALHSTQGDCYNNLAACLLQMQPVNYDRVKEYSLKVLERQPENAKALYRAGVASYYLRDYDRARHFLLAATSKQPKDANVKHYLQLTESQLSSYHQKEKQLYMGMFG, encoded by the exons ATGGCAACGGCAGCAGCAAAG GCTGCTTCTTCGGAGGCGGCCATGGACCTGCGTCTGGAGCAGGCTCGGATCTTCAAGGAGGAAGGAAACCACTGTTACAAAGAGAAGCGTTTCCGTGACGCCGTGAGCCGCTACCACTGGGCCTTGCTGCAGGTGAAAGGCCTGGATCCCAGCGTGCCGTCTCCGTTGCAGGAATTTGGTGGGGAGAGGCCTCCTGTCACCCCTGAGCAGGAGAGGGCACTGCACAGCACCCAGGGTGACTGCTATAATAACCTTGCCG CGTGCCTCCTCCAAATGCAACCGGTGAACTACGATCGCGTGAAAGAGTACAGCCTCAAAGTCCTGGAAAGGCAGCCGGAGAACGCCAAGGCATTGTATCGAGCCGGGGTGGCTTCCTACTACCTGCGGGATTACGACCGGGCACGCCACTTTCTCCTTGCAGCAACCAGCAAGCAGCCCAAAG ATGCCAACGTGAAGCATTACCTGCAATTGACAGAATCTCAGCTGAGCAGCTACCACCAAAAGGAAAAACAGCTGTATATGGGGATGTTTGGCTAG
- the LOC134412366 gene encoding adenylosuccinate synthetase isozyme 2-like, whose translation MAGAKSAAAAAKGLLNGGGGDGGPEEKRPRLGPPPTSPSGPPGNRVTVVLGAQWGDEGKGKVVDLLSLDADLICRCQGGNNAGHTVVVDSVEYDFHLLPSGVINHSATSFIGNGVVIHLPGLFEEAEKNLKKGPGLEGWESRTVISDRAHLVFNFHQAVDGIQEQQRQQQGGKNLGTTKKGIGPAYSSKASRTGLRICDLLADFNEFSKKFKVLAQQYKATYPALNIDTEVELQQLKVYAEKIRPLVKDGVYFMYQALHGPPKKILVEGANAALLDIDFGTYPFVTSSNCTVGGVCTGLGIPPHYIGKVYGVVKAYTTRVGVGTFPTEQDNEIGEQLQLRGREFGVTTGRKRRCGWLDLVLVKYAHMINGFSALAVTKLDILDTFEEIKVGVEYRLDEKRIPYFPANQELLNKVTVEYKVLPGWGCSTEEARSFGDLPPEAQGYIRFVEDYLGVPVKWIGVGKSRKSIIKLF comes from the exons ATGGCGGGGGCGaagagcgcggcggcggcggctaaaGGTCTGCTGAATGGgggcggcggcgacggcgggCCGGAGGAGAAGCGCCCCCGGCTTGGGCCGCCCCCCACTTCTCCCTCGGGCCCCCCGGGCAACCGCGTGACGGTGGTGCTGGGCGCGCAGTGGGGCGACGAGGGCAAGGGCAAGGTGGTCGACCTGCTCAGCCTCGACGCCGACCTCATCtgcaggtgccag GGTGGCAACAACGCCGGCCACACTGTTGTGGTGGATTCGGTTGAATACGATTTCCACCTCTTGCCCAGCGGAGTTATCAACCATAGTGCTACGTCGTTCATCG ggaACGGTGTTGTCATCCACTTACCAGGCCTCTTTGAGGAAGCTGAGAAGAATCTGAAGAAAGGGCCAG GTCTGGAAGGCTGGGAGTCTCGGACGGTGATTTCTGATCGCGCCCATCTGG TCTTCAATTTCCACCAGGCTGTGGATGGAATCCAAGAACAGCAAAGACAGCAGCAGGGTGGCAAAAA CCTCGGCACCACCAAGAAGGGGATCGGACCCGCCTACTCCTCCAAGGCCTCCCGAACCGGCCTGCGCATCTGCGACCTGCTGGCTGATTTCAATGAGTTTTCCAAGAA GTTCAAGGTCTTGGCCCAGCAGTACAAAGCAACCTATCCGGCCCTCAACATTGACACGGAGGTGGAGCTGCAGCAATTGAAG GTGTATGCTGAGAAGATCCGCCCCTTGGTGAAGGACGGCGTCTATTTCATGTACCAGGCTCTGCACGGCCCGCCCAAGAAGATACTGGTTGAAGGAGCAAATGCAGCACTGTTGGACATTGATTTTG GTACCTACCCGTTCGTGACGTCCTCCAATTGCACAGTGGGAGGAGTCTGTACCGGCCTCGGCATCCCCCCGCACTACATCGGCAAGGTGTACGGGGTGGTGAAAGCCTACACCACCCGCGTGGGGGTCGGGACCTTCCCCACCGAACAGGACAAC GAGATTGGCGAACAGCTGCAGTTGCGGGGACGGGAATTTGGCGTCACCACGGGCCGGAAGCGACGTTGCGGCTGGCTGGATCTTGTGCTGGTGAAATACGCCCACATGATCAACGGTTTCAGCGC CCTAGCCGTGACCAAGCTGGATATCCTCGACACTTTTGAGGAGATCAAAGTAGGCGTTGAATACCGGCTGGATGAGAAACGGATTCCTTACTTCCCAG CCAATCAGGAGCTCCTGAATAAGGTGACCGTGGAGTACAAGGTGCTCCCTGGCTGGGGGTGCAGCACCGAGGAAGCCCGCAGCTTTGGCGACTTGCCCCCCGAGGCCCAAGGCTACATCCGCTTTGTCGAGGATTACCTGGGGGTGCCGG
- the HNRNPUL2 gene encoding heterogeneous nuclear ribonucleoprotein U-like protein 2 produces the protein MDVKRLKVTELRAELGRRGLDSRGLKVELAQRLQEALDAEMLAAGPEEAGAEAGAAAAAGQSLGRARLGVGGENDDEDDDDEEDEEDDDDDEDEEALLADEEEQPQQQQQQAGGAQAQPPQAGEQGEGQAQPQPASGGGGVNGAQRASEEGGGGGGGGGGDEAAAAAAGGDAEAKQEGDQEANEEDEKAKQAGPDGERHGLKRQRDEKEEHGRAYYEFREEAYNSRSKSPPPPEEEAREEDEETVVILDTNTSDLHFRATKDRYGGQPLFSEKFPNLWSGARSTHGVKKGKICFEAKVAQNLPLKEGCTEAQLLRVGWSVDLSRSQLGEDEFSYGYDGRGLKAENGQFEDFGQPFGENDVIGCFANFESEEVELSFSKNGEDLGVAFRISKEGLGDRALLPHVLCKNCVVELNFGQKEEPFFPAPEDYVFIHAVPVEDRVRTPLPPKTPGECEVLLMVGLPGCGKTHWAQKHTQENQDKRYTILGTDTVLSQMKTRGPQVEEPLDTAARDLLLQQAARCVSKLVQIAPRTKRNFILDQCNVYNSGQRRKLLPFKGFIRKVIVLVASEEDWEDRLEQREEAEGDEVPESVMLEMKANFSLPEKCDYIDEVLYEALAKEEAQPLVTKYKEEARKLLPPSEKRTNRRNNRNKRNRQNRNRGQGYVGGQRRGGYNNRAYGQQQQYWGQPGNRGGYRNFYDRYRGDYNRFYGRDYEYNRYRDYYRDYNREWQNYYQDRDRYYRNYYGYQGYR, from the exons ATGGACGTGAAGCGGCTGAAGGTGACGGAGCTGCGGGCCGAGCTCGGGCGGCGAGGCCTGGATTCGCGCGGCTTGAAAGTGGAGCTGGCCCAGCGGCTCCAGGAGGCCCTGGACGCCGAGATGTTGGCGGCCGGGCCGGAGGAGGCCGGGGCGGAGGccggagcggcggcggcggccgggcaGAGCCTGGGCAGGGCCCGCCTGGGCGTCGGAGGCGAAAACGACgacgaggacgacgacgacgaggaggatgaggaggacgacgacgacgacgaggacgAGGAGGCGCTGCTGGCCGACGAGGAggagcagccgcagcagcagcagcagcaggcgggaGGCGCCCAGGCCCAGCCGCCGCAGGCCGGCGAGCAGGGCGAAGGCCAGGCCCAGCCGCAGCCTGCCAGTGGCGGCGGCGGTGTCAACGGGGCGCAGCGGGCCTCggaggaaggcggcggcggcggaggaggaggaggaggcgacgaagcggcggcggcggcggcggggggagaCGCCGAGGCCAAGCAGGAAGGAGACCAGGAGG CAAATGAGGAAGATGAGAAAGCCAAGCAGGCAGGTCCAGATGGTGAACGCCATGGGCTTAAAAGACAACgggatgagaaggaagagcatGGCCGTGCTTACTATGAGTTCCGAGAGGAGGCTTACAATAGCCG ATCCAAGTCTCCACCACCGCCAGAAGAGGAAGCcagggaagaggatgaggagactGTTGTGATCCTGGACACAA ATACGTCTGATCTCCACTTCCGAGCCACCAAGGACCGCTATGGAGGACAGCCTCTGTTCTCTGAGAAATTCCCCAATCTGTGGTCTGGAGCGAGAAGCACGCACGGAGTGAAAAAGGGGAAAATCTGCTTTGAGGCAAAG GTGGCCCAAAACCTCCCGCTGAAGGAAGGCTGCACAGAGGCTCAGCTTCTTCGCGTTGGATGGTCTGTTGATCTCTCTCGTTCACAGCTAG GTGAGGATGAGTTTTCTTATGGCTACGATGGACGAGGGTTGAAGGCTGAAAATGGGCAATTCGAAGACTTTGGTCAGCCCTTTGGGGAGAATGATGTGATCGGTTGCTTTGCT AACTTTGAAAGTGAAGAGGTGGAGCTGTCCTTCTCCAAGAATGGGGAGGACCTGGGCGTGGCCTTCCGGATCAGCAAGGAAGGGCTGGGGGACAGAGCTTTACTGCCACACGTGCTGTGCAAAAACTGCGTTGTGGAGCTGAATTTCGGCCAGAAGGAGGAGCCTTTCTTCCCCGCTCCTGAGGACTACGTCTTCATCCATGCCGTCCCTGTTGAGGATCGAGTGCGCACTCCGCTGCCACCCAAAACCCCTGGGGAATGTGAG GTTCTGCTTATGGTCGGGCTGCCAGGATGCGGGAAAACCCACTGGGCACAGAAGCACACCCAGGAGAATCAAGACAAGCGCTACACCATCTTGGGGACAGACACCGTTCTCTCCCAAATGAAG accaggggtccccagGTTGAAGAACCACTGGACACCGCAGCTCGAGACCTGCTGCTTCAGCAAGCTGCCCGTTGTGTTAGCAAGCTGGTCCAGATTGCCCCCAGAACCAAGAGAAACTTCATTCTCGATCAG tGTAATGTGTACAACTCTGGCCAGCGGCGGAAGCTGCTGCCCTTCAAGGGATTCATTCGCAAGGTGATCGTGCTGGTTGCCAGTGAGGAGGACTGGGAAGATAGGCTGGAACAAAGAGAGGAAGCTGAAGGGGACGAAGTGCCTGAATCAGTGATGCTGGAGATGAAAG CCAACTTCTCTCTTCCGGAGAAGTGTGACTACATAGATGAAGTCCTGTATGAGGCGCTTGCAAAGGAGGAGGCCCAGCCCCTCGTCACCAAATACAAGGAAGAGGCCAGGAAGCTGCTCCCGCCCTCTGAAAAGCGGACGAACCGGCGCAACAACCGGAACAAACGCAACCGCCAGAACCGCAACCGTGGCCAGGGATACG TTGGTGGCCAACGCCGAGGCGGCTACAATAATCGGGCttatgggcagcagcagcagtactggGGGCAACCTGGAAACAGAGGC GGTTACCGTAACTTCTACGACAGATACAGGGGGGACTACAACCGGTTCTATGGACGTGATTATGAGTACAACAGATACAGAGACTACTACAGGGACTACAATCGAGAG TGGCAGAACTACTACCAAGACAGAGACCGATATTACAGGAACTACTACGGATACCAAGGGTACCGGTGA